The following DNA comes from Bacillota bacterium.
GTGGCGCCAGTTCGCGCCCTATGGCCGGACTCCTGCTGCCCTGCGAAATTCTTTGCCCGACCGTGCGGGCTTAAGTTGTCAAGGACCCATCATGGCCATGGAACGAACTTGTGGGACGCACTACTAGTAAAGGAACTCCTCGATGAAGTAGTAAGACCACCGGGCACCCCGCCCAAGGCGGATACCCGCCAGCAGCGCGTCGGCCTGCCCCTTTACCTCGGCCGGCGACAGCGGCACGGCCCCGGCCTCCTTCGCCCGCTCCTCGTAGGGCGACCGAGGTGCCACCACCAGTGGCGAAAGGTAAAGCTGGTCTCCGCCGCCGAGCTCCATGGCGTTCACGATCTCGGTGCTTCGGCGCACGTGCTCGCCCGCATACAGCCGCCCGCCGGCCCCCAGCAGCAGGATGATGCCGACGCCGATGCCCCCTGCCTTCATCGCCTGGACGGTGGCCAGCGCGTCGGCGGCCGTGCCGGGCTTCTCCAGGAACCGCAGCAACTCGTCGCTTCCCGACTCCAGGCCGATGTACACCCTTCGCAGCCCCAGGGCGGCGAGTTGCCGCCACTCGGCAGCGCCCTTGCGCCGGCCGTTGAACGCATCCAGGAAGGCGAACACCTCACGGCCGGGAAACGCCTCACCCACCGCCTCCAGGCAATCAACCAGCCGCCGGGTGGCCAGCACCAGGGCATTGGCGTCGCCCAGGAAGACCGTGTGCCGGCGCAGCAGTCCCGCCCCGAAGAAAGCCTTGACCTCGTCCATGTGCCGGCGGAACTCGTCGAGGCTCCGCACGCCGAATCGCTGGCCCCTGTAAAAAGTGCAGAACGTACAGCGGTTGTACCAGCAGCCGGCCGTCAGTTGCAGCACCACGGACAGGTACTGGTCCGGCGGCAGGATGCCGATGGGCCGGTAGACCTGCCGGAACCGGCGGGCATCCGCCAGCAGGGCCCCCCAGTCCATGACCTTCAACGCGGGGTAGCCGGCACGGGCAGCCGATCTCGCCGTCTCGACGGCCTGTTCCACCAGTTGCTCGGCTTCCCTCCGGCTGAGCCACCTCCGCTGCCGCCGGGACAAGCCCTCGGCGCCGCGCACCGGCCGGCGCTCCAGCACCCGGTTGTCGAGGCCGCGCCGGTACCCGACCCCGTCCACGAACGCCTCCACCAACCGCCCGGCCAGGTCGAAGGTGAACAGCCGCCGGCTGCCCTCCCCCGCCTCGGCCCAGTCCTCCCGCACCCGCATCCAGGCCCCGTCGGGGACCGGCGGGGCCAGGCGCTCTGTTGTCGCTTCATTCATAAACGTAGCCGGGTTCGGCCACCTCGCTTCCGTCGGGCCCGCGCTCGATCCGGAAGTCGCCGAAGACGGCGGGCGCCTGCTGTTGCAGGATGCGCAGCACCGCCATCGCCACGCGCCGGATTTCCGGTTCGGCGTGGGGCGAGCCGCGCATGCGGATGAAGTGGCGCCACGCCCGGAAATTCCCTGTCATGACCAGCGCGGTCTCGGTCGCGTTGGGAAGGACCGAACGGGCCGCCTGGCGCGCCATCTTGCGCCGCTCGGACAGCTCGGCCACGCCTGCGTACTTCGCCTGGAGCCGTTCGGCGAGCCGTGCGTACGCATCCCGGGCGGTTCGAGCCACCTGCGCGAGGATGGCCTGCGCCTCGGGGTCGTCCGCCAGCGCCGCCGGCAGCACCATGCGGGCCTCGGCCTCGTTCACGTAGCGCTGGCTGAGCTGCGAGTAGCTGAAGTGCCGGTGGCGGACGATCTCGTGCGAACAGGAGCGGGAGATGCCCTCGATGAGCATGCTGGCGCTGGCGTGTTCGATGACGCTCAGGTGCCCCTGGCGCAGGAGGTTGTCGATGTACTCGGCGTTGGTGCGGCCGCTCGGGTTGTGGAAGGAGCGGTAGCAGAGCCGGCCGGCGAACTCGATGAGCCGCTGCGCCGGGTTGTCCGTGTCCGTCTCCCACTCGATGTGCGGCGGCGCGTTGAACTGTGTGACGGCAATGAGCGTCACCCGGGGCTCCCGGATCCAGTCGGCGGCTTGCTGCACGACGGCTTCCCCTTCCCGACTCGTCGAACCCTCTTTCGACACCGTCCCCCGGTTGCCTGTTGGCACCCCGCCTGGCTTATAATCGCCGGGGAACATGCGCCGTGACGCCCAAACCCGGACAACATCACCACTGCACGCCACAGCCGCCCGCGCCTCGCCGGCTGGCCATCCTG
Coding sequences within:
- the thyX gene encoding FAD-dependent thymidylate synthase is translated as MREPRVTLIAVTQFNAPPHIEWETDTDNPAQRLIEFAGRLCYRSFHNPSGRTNAEYIDNLLRQGHLSVIEHASASMLIEGISRSCSHEIVRHRHFSYSQLSQRYVNEAEARMVLPAALADDPEAQAILAQVARTARDAYARLAERLQAKYAGVAELSERRKMARQAARSVLPNATETALVMTGNFRAWRHFIRMRGSPHAEPEIRRVAMAVLRILQQQAPAVFGDFRIERGPDGSEVAEPGYVYE
- a CDS encoding radical SAM protein, giving the protein MRVREDWAEAGEGSRRLFTFDLAGRLVEAFVDGVGYRRGLDNRVLERRPVRGAEGLSRRQRRWLSRREAEQLVEQAVETARSAARAGYPALKVMDWGALLADARRFRQVYRPIGILPPDQYLSVVLQLTAGCWYNRCTFCTFYRGQRFGVRSLDEFRRHMDEVKAFFGAGLLRRHTVFLGDANALVLATRRLVDCLEAVGEAFPGREVFAFLDAFNGRRKGAAEWRQLAALGLRRVYIGLESGSDELLRFLEKPGTAADALATVQAMKAGGIGVGIILLLGAGGRLYAGEHVRRSTEIVNAMELGGGDQLYLSPLVVAPRSPYEERAKEAGAVPLSPAEVKGQADALLAGIRLGRGARWSYYFIEEFLY